The following coding sequences are from one Humulus lupulus chromosome X, drHumLupu1.1, whole genome shotgun sequence window:
- the LOC133806627 gene encoding aldehyde oxidase GLOX-like, protein MHMQLLNNDRVVMFDRTDFGTSNLSLAAGKCPAGAKDCSAHSVEYNVITNKFRPLTVQTNVWCSSGSAMPDGTLAQTGGSFEGERRVRLFTPCGGTNCDWQEVNLGLAKSRWYSTNHILPDGRQIIIGGRKQFNYEYYPKTTDNNVHDLPFLAQTSDKGIENNLYPFVFLNVDGNLFVFANNRAILLDYVKNQVVKTYPQIPGGDPRSYPSTGSAVLLPLKNVQAKNAEAEVLVCGGAPKGSFTEAAKGKFIPALNTCARIKITDPNPTWAMETMPLARCMGDMTLLPNGNVLIVNGAGAGTASWEFGRNPVLNPVLYRTDNKIGSRFETQKPTTIPRMYHSTAVLLRDGRVLIGGSNPHSGYEFSGVLFPTELSLEAFIPSYLERPTLRPVILSPASHTKLSYSQKLTIRFRLNGQVDPKLVKTTMVSPSFTTHSFSMNQRLLVLTPTGQVKSLGGLMYQVEVTTPVSANLAPSGYYLLFVVNGEFPSQGIWVHISKL, encoded by the coding sequence ATGCACATGCAGCTACTCAACAACGACCGCGTCGTCATGTTCGACCGCACCGACTTCGGCACCTCCAACTTGTCTTTAGCGGCAGGAAAATGCCCCGCAGGCGCCAAAGACTGCAGCGCTCACTCAGTCGAGTACAACGTCATCACCAACAAATTCAGACCACTCACGGTGCAGACCAACGTGTGGTGCTCCTCTGGCTCGGCTATGCCTGATGGAACGCTAGCCCAAACTGGAGGTTCCTTTGAAGGAGAACGAAGAGTCAGACTTTTCACGCCCTGTGGTGGTACTAACTGTGATTGGCAGGAGGTGAACCTTGGACTGGCGAAGAGTCGATGGTACTCAACCAATCATATCTTGCCAGATGGCAGGCAGATAATCATCGGTGGCCGGAAACAGTTCAACTACGAGTACTATCCAAAAACTACTGACAACAACGTGCACGATTTGCCATTCTTAGCTCAAACAAGCGATAAGGGAATAGAGAACAATCTATATCCCTTTGTTTTTCTAAACGTGGATGGAAACTTATTCGTGTTCGCCAACAACCGAGCTATATTGCTGGACTACGTGAAAAACCAGGTGGTGAAAACGTACCCACAGATACCAGGTGGGGACCCGAGGTCTTACCCCAGCACTGGGTCCGCCGTGCTTTTACCGTTGAAGAATGTTCAGGCCAAGAATGCGGAAGCTGAAGTTTTGGTATGCGGCGGAGCCCCGAAAGGGTCCTTTACTGAAGCCGCGAAGGGGAAGTTCATTCCAGCATTGAATACATGTGCCCGGATCAAAATAACTGACCCGAATCCCACATGGGCAATGGAGACTATGCCATTAGCCAGGTGTATGGGAGACATGACATTGCTTCCAAACGGCAACGTTTTGATCGTAAACGGAGCGGGAGCGGGAACCGCTTCTTGGGAGTTCGGTAGAAACCCGGTATTAAACCCAGTCCTTTACCGCACAGATAATAAGATCGGGTCACGGTTTGAAACTCAAAAACCAACCACCATTCCTCGAATGTACCATTCCACGGCCGTGCTCCTCCGCGACGGCCGGGTTCTTATCGGTGGCAGCAATCCCCATTCAGGCTACGAGTTCTCAGGAGTTCTTTTCCCGACGGAGTTGAGCTTAGAGGCTTTTATTCCATCGTATTTGGAGAGACCAACTCTTCGCCCCGTAATCCTTTCGCCCGCATCTCATACCAAGCTCAGCTATTCACAGAAGTTGACGATTCGGTTCCGACTGAATGGTCAAGTAGACCCGAAATTGGTGAAAACGACAATGGTTTCTCCGTCGTTTACGACTCACTCATTCTCAATGAATCAGAGACTGTTGGTACTTACACCCACTGGCCAAGTGAAAAGTTTAGGGGGATTGATGTACCAAGTAGAGGTTACGACACCTGTTTCAGCTAATCTTGCTCCTTCTGGGTATTATCTTTTATTCGTGGTTAATGGAGAATTTCCCAGCCAAGGTATTTGGGTCCACATCAGCAAATTATAA